The following coding sequences are from one Synergistaceae bacterium window:
- a CDS encoding LysE family transporter, with translation MLEVILSYMPYALVSTSTPGPNNLMCLYSVSSGGWAGGLRLISGIFTGCTSLMLLVLFFCHQLNQYVPEVVNYLKYVGAAYIVWLAIRIAISKPGANQTRDINFKSGLILAFTNIKMLLYFITIFTAYIIPSGAGLYEFFVHGTIILSISAANWFIWGAAGSLLHKIITRYYRPFNISMGIILLWCAVRIVMS, from the coding sequence TTGCTTGAAGTAATTTTATCGTATATGCCTTATGCTCTTGTGAGTACTTCTACACCGGGACCGAATAATTTAATGTGCCTTTATTCCGTGAGTTCAGGAGGCTGGGCGGGAGGACTCAGACTTATATCGGGAATATTCACCGGCTGCACGTCGTTAATGCTGCTTGTATTATTTTTCTGTCATCAATTAAATCAATATGTGCCTGAAGTCGTGAATTATTTAAAATATGTCGGAGCAGCTTATATTGTATGGCTCGCAATACGTATAGCAATCAGCAAACCCGGAGCGAATCAAACACGCGATATAAATTTTAAAAGCGGCTTAATACTTGCATTCACGAATATAAAGATGCTGCTATATTTCATTACTATTTTTACGGCCTATATAATTCCGTCGGGCGCGGGTTTGTATGAATTCTTTGTACACGGGACAATAATTTTATCGATAAGTGCCGCAAACTGGTTCATATGGGGAGCAGCAGGGAGTCTCTTGCACAAGATAATAACGCGGTATTACAGACCGTTTAATATTTCAATGGGAATTATTTTATTATGGTGCGCAGTTAGAATCGTCATGAGTTAA
- a CDS encoding transporter substrate-binding domain-containing protein, whose translation MKKFLALILVLILASSAFSANTPAKLKTTSQLKTERLAAQRGTVGQYIAEDLLGDKKGDLLTTYEKYVDAVSSLLQGKVRAIIMDEMPAKRFLASVEGLAIMNEPLSEENYAMGFKKGNSELLSQVNKALAEIKADGTLDKIFKKYYETFLAGDSSSIKPEDIDFNKGAKGGKLVVGTEAGFAPYELKVGSGFIGIDVEMCAAIAKKLDKELVIINMNFDALPMAVSTNKVDLICAGITVTEERKQNMDFSDNYVVGAKQVALVKADDYEK comes from the coding sequence ATGAAGAAATTTTTAGCGTTAATACTCGTGTTAATTCTTGCAAGTTCAGCATTTAGTGCGAACACTCCGGCCAAGCTCAAGACTACAAGCCAGCTCAAAACAGAAAGACTCGCAGCACAGCGCGGCACAGTCGGGCAATACATAGCTGAAGATTTACTCGGAGACAAGAAGGGCGATTTATTGACGACTTACGAGAAATATGTAGATGCTGTATCGTCATTACTTCAGGGCAAAGTAAGAGCTATCATAATGGACGAAATGCCCGCGAAAAGATTTCTTGCATCAGTTGAAGGACTCGCTATTATGAATGAGCCTTTATCTGAAGAAAATTACGCGATGGGATTCAAAAAGGGTAATTCTGAATTACTCTCACAAGTTAATAAAGCACTCGCAGAAATCAAAGCAGACGGGACTCTTGATAAAATTTTCAAGAAATACTATGAAACTTTCTTAGCAGGGGACTCATCAAGCATTAAGCCTGAAGATATTGATTTCAACAAGGGGGCAAAGGGCGGCAAATTAGTTGTCGGAACTGAAGCGGGATTCGCTCCGTATGAATTAAAAGTAGGTTCGGGCTTTATCGGGATTGACGTAGAAATGTGCGCGGCAATTGCTAAGAAACTTGATAAAGAATTAGTAATTATCAATATGAATTTTGACGCGCTCCCGATGGCAGTATCTACAAATAAAGTAGATTTAATTTGCGCTGGTATCACAGTAACTGAAGAACGTAAACAAAATATGGACTTCTCAGATAATTACGTAGTCGGGGCAAAACAAGTCGCACTCGTAAAGGCAGATGACTATGAGAAATAA
- a CDS encoding site-specific DNA-methyltransferase — translation MVELIFDNKPTRSEISNKALFAAENININFSDSANYLIKSENFIALSVLLNYYREKIDLIYIDPPFNTMQDFFISQKRANSISSIKEFMAYNDKMQLDKFLAFMYERLIMIHELLSFRGSLYLHIDCKMGHYVKIILDEIFGSDNFINDIARIKSNPKNFYRRAWGNEKDMILFYAKDSRHNIWNDIKSAMNQDELMRRFPKIDSNGRRYTTIPLHAPGETQNGITGCAWRNIPVPEGRHWRTNPAEFDKLDSEGKIEWSSRGNPRIKKYADEHDGKKIQDVWTFKDPQNPVYPTEKNHEMLKLIIAQSSLKESTILDCFAGSGAALLCAHELGRKWIGIDKSDAAINIIRKNFNSDYIFLDFMKE, via the coding sequence ATGGTAGAACTTATATTTGATAATAAGCCGACTCGCAGTGAAATATCGAATAAAGCATTATTTGCCGCAGAGAATATAAATATTAATTTTTCTGACTCAGCAAATTATCTAATTAAATCCGAAAATTTTATTGCGCTTTCTGTACTGCTTAATTATTACCGTGAAAAAATAGATTTAATTTATATTGATCCCCCGTTTAACACAATGCAAGACTTCTTTATTTCGCAAAAACGTGCAAATTCTATAAGTTCAATAAAAGAATTCATGGCATATAATGACAAAATGCAGCTCGATAAATTTCTTGCTTTCATGTATGAGCGTTTAATTATGATTCATGAGCTTTTATCGTTTCGAGGCTCGTTATATCTTCATATTGACTGCAAAATGGGACATTACGTGAAAATTATTCTTGATGAAATTTTCGGCTCGGACAATTTTATTAATGACATTGCACGAATAAAATCTAATCCAAAAAATTTTTACAGGCGAGCATGGGGCAATGAGAAGGACATGATTTTATTTTACGCAAAAGATTCGCGGCATAATATTTGGAATGATATTAAATCTGCAATGAATCAGGACGAATTAATGCGTAGATTTCCGAAAATTGACTCTAACGGCAGGCGATATACAACGATCCCTCTTCATGCTCCCGGAGAAACACAAAACGGCATAACGGGCTGTGCGTGGCGTAATATTCCCGTTCCTGAGGGGCGGCACTGGAGGACAAATCCCGCCGAATTTGATAAATTAGACTCAGAAGGCAAAATCGAATGGTCATCGCGAGGCAATCCCAGAATCAAGAAATATGCTGATGAACATGACGGCAAAAAAATTCAAGATGTATGGACATTCAAAGATCCTCAAAATCCCGTTTATCCTACAGAAAAGAATCACGAAATGCTGAAATTAATTATTGCCCAGTCTTCGCTGAAAGAAAGCACTATTCTTGATTGTTTTGCAGGAAGCGGGGCGGCTTTATTATGTGCTCATGAACTCGGGCGCAAATGGATAGGCATAGACAAATCTGACGCAGCAATAAATATTATACGTAAAAATTTTAACAGCGATTATATATTTCTTGACTTTATGAAAGAGTAA
- a CDS encoding amino acid ABC transporter ATP-binding protein, whose product MAVIEIKDLHKTFTLTDGRKLHVLNGITTEINKGEKIAVIGPSGSGKSTFLRCLNRMEEPTSGTINFNGEDITSKNCDINKVRRKMGMVFQHFNLFPHLTVRKNLTLAPVDLKIMTQEAADERAKILLERVGLADKIDEWPERLSGGQKQRVAIARAMAMNPDVLLFDEPTSALDPEMIGEVLDVMKELADSGMTMYLVTHEMGFAHKIADKILFIDKGIISEQGTPEEVFDHPKQPRTIEFLSKVLRH is encoded by the coding sequence ATGGCAGTAATCGAAATTAAGGACTTGCACAAAACTTTTACTCTTACTGACGGGCGGAAATTGCACGTGCTCAACGGCATAACTACAGAGATAAACAAGGGCGAGAAAATTGCAGTAATAGGGCCTTCAGGTTCGGGCAAAAGTACTTTTCTGCGCTGTCTTAACAGAATGGAAGAGCCGACATCAGGAACTATAAATTTTAACGGTGAAGATATTACATCAAAGAATTGCGATATTAACAAAGTCCGCCGCAAAATGGGAATGGTATTCCAACATTTTAATTTATTCCCGCATTTGACAGTAAGAAAGAATTTGACTCTAGCACCGGTTGATTTAAAGATTATGACTCAGGAAGCAGCAGACGAACGAGCTAAAATTTTGCTTGAAAGAGTCGGACTTGCTGACAAAATTGACGAGTGGCCGGAAAGATTATCAGGCGGTCAGAAACAAAGAGTAGCAATCGCACGAGCTATGGCAATGAATCCCGACGTGCTTTTATTCGACGAACCTACAAGCGCATTAGATCCCGAAATGATCGGCGAAGTTCTTGATGTCATGAAAGAATTAGCGGACTCGGGAATGACTATGTATCTTGTAACGCATGAAATGGGATTCGCTCATAAAATTGCGGACAAAATATTATTTATTGACAAGGGCATTATCAGCGAACAGGGAACGCCTGAAGAAGTCTTTGATCATCCTAAGCAGCCAAGAACTATAGAATTTCTCTCTAAAGTTTTGAGGCATTAA
- the cysK gene encoding cysteine synthase A encodes MIYKSSDQLIGRTPILELSRIGQYFNLQAKILAKLEYLNPAGSVKDRVAKSMIDDAEKSGRLKPDSVIIEPTSGNTGIGLSSVAAARGYRVIIIMPETMSIERRKLMKAYGAELILTEGAKGMMGAIEKASELANKIPNSFIAGQFVNPANPKIHKQTTGPEIWQDTGGQVDIFAAGVGTGGTLTGVGEYLKSQNPNIKIVAVEPASSPVLSSGRSGAHKIQGIGAGFVPEVLNTRLYDEIITVNNEDAFNNARLMGKLEGVLVGISSGAALTAAIKLAQRPENSGKNIITIFPDNGERYLSTELFAE; translated from the coding sequence ATGATTTACAAGTCATCAGATCAGTTAATAGGCCGAACTCCCATTCTTGAATTATCACGAATCGGGCAATATTTTAATTTGCAGGCTAAAATTTTAGCAAAACTTGAATATCTCAACCCGGCGGGCAGTGTTAAAGACAGAGTCGCAAAATCAATGATAGACGATGCGGAAAAATCAGGGCGGCTCAAACCTGACAGCGTTATAATCGAACCTACCAGCGGAAATACAGGAATCGGGCTTTCTTCAGTGGCAGCGGCTCGTGGGTATCGCGTAATAATAATAATGCCTGAAACTATGTCAATCGAGCGCAGAAAATTGATGAAAGCTTACGGCGCAGAGTTAATATTAACTGAAGGCGCAAAAGGAATGATGGGAGCAATCGAGAAGGCTTCAGAACTTGCGAATAAAATTCCGAACAGTTTTATAGCCGGACAATTTGTGAATCCTGCAAATCCTAAGATTCATAAACAGACAACGGGGCCGGAAATTTGGCAAGACACGGGCGGCCAAGTTGATATTTTTGCGGCGGGTGTAGGAACTGGCGGAACTTTAACGGGAGTCGGCGAATATTTGAAGAGTCAGAATCCCAATATAAAAATTGTTGCCGTTGAGCCTGCTTCTTCTCCTGTGCTATCTTCGGGACGTTCGGGAGCTCATAAGATTCAAGGAATAGGCGCGGGATTTGTCCCTGAAGTCTTGAATACTCGTTTATACGACGAAATTATAACGGTCAATAATGAAGACGCTTTTAATAACGCGAGACTTATGGGCAAACTTGAGGGCGTATTAGTGGGCATCTCATCGGGGGCGGCTTTGACTGCTGCGATAAAATTAGCTCAGAGGCCGGAGAATTCGGGCAAAAATATAATTACTATATTCCCGGATAACGGCGAAAGATATTTATCAACTGAATTATTTGCAGAATAA
- a CDS encoding alpha/beta hydrolase: MSGWNYTNTNGPIDEIPDNSRSELFYHIADVLDAVNEHYNIACTRVDLVVHSMGGLMARRFLQADSGQKNSALAYKQGLIRRIITIATPHEGSPMANYALYGDTPLAPDTVADLLDPDYLFVRGVLALVKGSVQSHFTYAQSGLRDLAVNSELINSLNSRSSVPIHVIYGRVRENIDSLQFFDLPRIFFVILRYMPSLFSTPSALFRIIFGDDDYDIAVGMSSAVSKFSSSTEKSGLDYNHVSICKQDDIGGLVVQLLQGPSSKFDTSGVGVSARFSSPRTSKNVSVINPVETANIFTQEFNLTVNGQDSTLTANQLQTVNFTAKIDTEMNNGVYLFMDGDSDARIITLNDEGDKKTFSANFVIPNNLTGVYELSCAASGDYGKIYTSNTVELVIKPNLTNIQSLEFINGSKILLNTSSDFILPLFATTRDGGMYNVASPLMGTEISIDNNSIARITEDGHIIGLRQGTAAIRASLGDYIALVSVDVGAVPTPQENITPTPTPVPTPTPSPDIVPETSPDSEPYYPDYPVYGGGGGGCNSGMIIISLVFVGILAINRKKF; this comes from the coding sequence ATTTCAGGCTGGAATTACACGAACACTAACGGGCCCATTGACGAAATCCCTGACAATTCACGGAGCGAATTATTTTATCATATTGCTGACGTTCTTGACGCTGTAAATGAGCATTATAATATTGCCTGCACTCGCGTTGATTTAGTAGTTCACAGCATGGGCGGCTTAATGGCGAGAAGATTTTTACAGGCCGACTCTGGTCAAAAAAATTCGGCACTCGCATATAAACAGGGACTAATACGCAGAATTATTACTATTGCTACACCTCATGAGGGCAGCCCTATGGCTAATTACGCGCTTTATGGTGATACACCTCTTGCACCTGATACTGTAGCGGATTTGCTTGATCCTGATTACTTATTTGTTAGAGGCGTGCTCGCATTAGTGAAGGGATCTGTACAGAGTCATTTTACATATGCACAAAGCGGCCTAAGAGATTTAGCAGTAAACAGTGAGTTAATTAATTCGCTTAATTCCCGCTCAAGTGTGCCTATTCATGTAATTTACGGCAGAGTCAGAGAAAATATAGACTCTCTGCAATTTTTTGATTTACCGAGAATTTTCTTTGTGATTCTAAGATATATGCCTTCTTTATTTAGTACACCGTCTGCATTATTTAGAATTATATTCGGAGATGATGATTACGATATAGCCGTGGGAATGTCAAGCGCAGTATCAAAATTTTCAAGCTCTACGGAAAAAAGCGGCTTAGATTATAATCACGTCTCAATCTGCAAACAGGACGATATAGGCGGACTTGTTGTGCAATTATTACAAGGCCCATCATCAAAATTTGATACATCAGGAGTCGGAGTCTCTGCTAGATTCTCAAGTCCACGAACGAGCAAAAATGTTTCAGTAATTAATCCGGTCGAGACTGCAAATATTTTCACTCAAGAATTTAATTTGACTGTGAACGGCCAAGACAGCACTTTAACGGCGAATCAGCTTCAGACGGTGAATTTTACGGCCAAGATTGACACAGAAATGAATAACGGCGTTTATTTATTCATGGATGGCGACTCTGACGCAAGAATAATTACTCTCAATGACGAGGGCGACAAGAAAACATTTTCAGCAAATTTTGTTATTCCTAATAATTTGACTGGTGTATATGAACTTTCTTGTGCTGCTTCAGGCGATTACGGAAAAATTTATACTTCTAATACTGTCGAACTAGTCATTAAGCCAAATTTAACGAACATTCAGAGCTTAGAATTTATTAACGGCTCAAAAATTTTATTGAATACGAGTTCAGATTTTATTCTGCCTCTTTTCGCGACAACTAGAGACGGAGGAATGTATAATGTTGCATCGCCCTTAATGGGTACGGAAATAAGCATAGATAATAATTCTATAGCGCGAATTACAGAAGACGGCCATATAATAGGACTAAGACAAGGCACTGCGGCAATAAGAGCCTCACTCGGTGATTATATTGCACTTGTCAGCGTAGATGTCGGGGCAGTTCCTACACCTCAAGAAAATATAACGCCGACTCCGACTCCAGTTCCAACACCGACTCCGAGTCCTGATATAGTGCCGGAAACGAGTCCCGATTCTGAACCGTATTATCCTGATTATCCTGTTTACGGCGGGGGCGGCGGCGGATGTAATTCAGGAATGATTATAATTTCGCTTGTGTTCGTGGGAATTCTTGCAATAAACCGCAAAAAATTTTAA
- a CDS encoding amino acid ABC transporter permease: MRNNYNSRKGLGRGDVLLGLVAVYLIYLLYASGFFTAEAWADFNRRFYQNFVKDRRYMMLVDGLKATIFMTTGATIIGIIVGLILSVIRVAHKGGLRIPVLNWIAEAYITVLRGTPAMVQLLIWNFTIFASARDLNTQYIAILAFGLNSGAYIAEIFRGGIEAIDSGQMEAARSLGLSYGTSMKRVILPQALRNIIPMLFNEFIALLKETSVAGYIGIDDLTRAGQNIQALTLEHSQPLVMVAIIYLVIVMLLTKFVSKLEQWLSRGRRR; the protein is encoded by the coding sequence ATGAGAAATAATTATAATTCACGCAAAGGACTGGGCCGGGGTGATGTGCTTCTCGGCCTTGTCGCTGTATATTTAATATATTTGCTTTATGCGTCGGGATTCTTTACGGCTGAGGCATGGGCGGATTTCAACCGGAGATTTTATCAGAATTTCGTCAAAGATAGACGTTACATGATGTTAGTCGACGGATTGAAGGCTACAATTTTTATGACAACAGGAGCGACTATAATCGGGATAATTGTAGGCTTAATTCTTAGTGTGATTCGAGTAGCTCATAAGGGCGGCTTAAGAATTCCCGTTTTAAATTGGATTGCCGAGGCTTATATAACTGTCTTGCGGGGGACTCCGGCGATGGTGCAATTATTAATCTGGAATTTCACAATTTTTGCGTCTGCTAGAGATTTAAACACTCAATATATAGCTATTCTTGCATTCGGTCTTAATTCGGGCGCATATATCGCAGAAATTTTCAGGGGCGGAATCGAAGCAATTGACTCCGGACAAATGGAGGCGGCCCGCTCGCTGGGACTCTCTTATGGTACATCAATGAAGCGCGTTATTTTGCCTCAAGCGTTGAGAAATATTATTCCCATGTTATTCAATGAGTTTATTGCACTCTTGAAAGAAACTTCTGTAGCCGGTTATATCGGAATTGATGATTTAACAAGAGCCGGGCAAAATATTCAAGCGTTGACTCTTGAGCATTCACAGCCCCTAGTAATGGTAGCTATAATTTATCTTGTTATAGTAATGCTGTTAACTAAATTTGTGAGTAAATTAGAGCAGTGGCTCAGCAGAGGCAGAAGGAGGTAA